One genomic window of Halovivax cerinus includes the following:
- a CDS encoding multidrug transporter — protein sequence MVSLGHRPSSTIGTVLGALVALVAVVGTQFLGWEWGDGQLVPTVIGAIAAAIAIVLITRQYL from the coding sequence ATGGTGAGCCTCGGCCACCGTCCCTCCTCTACGATCGGAACCGTACTGGGCGCCCTCGTCGCACTCGTTGCCGTCGTCGGTACCCAGTTCCTCGGCTGGGAATGGGGCGACGGCCAACTCGTCCCGACAGTGATCGGGGCCATCGCAGCAGCTATCGCGATCGTGCTGATAACCCGACAGTACCTCTAA
- the ilvA gene encoding threonine ammonia-lyase — protein MLEFDDIEAARERVAQTARGTPLAYSHTYSAMTGAEVHLKHENFQRTGAFKIRGATNRIATLSAEAKEKGVVTASAGNHAQGVALAATRVGVDSTIVMPEHAPTAKVKATENYGAEVVLHGANYDAAAERAHEIEREEDRTYVHAFDDEMVMAGQGTLGLEIVEECPDVETVVVPIGGGGLISGIATAVKGLDPDVRVIGVQAAGASSAAPSLQKGERVVIDEVETIADGIATRSVGERTFEHIREHVDEVVTVTEAEIAVTMVYLLERSKTVVEGAGAVGLAATIFEAFDYDEGEVIVPLLSGGNVDMNTLTTVIMRGLVEMGRYLKLRTVLPDQPGSLEKLLAIAAGRGANIYSIHHDRTSREIDLGDAEIELDLEVRGHDHADALVGALRDAGYDVERLA, from the coding sequence ATGCTCGAGTTCGACGACATCGAGGCCGCCCGGGAGCGCGTGGCCCAGACCGCTCGTGGGACGCCGCTTGCGTACTCGCACACGTACAGTGCGATGACCGGCGCGGAGGTCCACCTCAAACACGAGAACTTCCAGCGAACCGGTGCGTTCAAGATCCGCGGCGCGACCAATCGGATCGCCACGCTCTCGGCCGAGGCGAAGGAGAAAGGCGTCGTCACCGCCAGCGCGGGTAATCACGCTCAGGGCGTCGCCCTCGCTGCGACGCGCGTCGGCGTCGATTCGACCATCGTCATGCCCGAACACGCGCCGACAGCGAAGGTCAAAGCCACGGAGAACTACGGCGCCGAGGTCGTCCTCCACGGCGCGAATTACGACGCGGCCGCCGAACGCGCACACGAGATCGAGCGCGAGGAGGATCGCACCTACGTCCACGCGTTCGACGACGAGATGGTCATGGCTGGACAGGGCACCCTCGGACTCGAAATCGTCGAGGAGTGCCCCGACGTCGAGACCGTCGTCGTCCCGATCGGCGGGGGCGGGCTCATCAGCGGTATCGCTACTGCCGTCAAAGGCCTCGACCCCGACGTCCGCGTGATCGGCGTCCAGGCCGCCGGTGCATCCAGCGCCGCACCGTCGCTCCAGAAAGGCGAGCGCGTCGTCATCGACGAGGTCGAGACCATCGCCGACGGCATCGCCACGCGCTCCGTCGGTGAGCGCACCTTCGAACACATCCGAGAACACGTCGACGAAGTCGTCACCGTCACCGAGGCCGAGATCGCCGTCACCATGGTCTACCTTCTCGAGCGATCGAAGACGGTCGTCGAGGGCGCCGGCGCCGTCGGCCTCGCCGCAACGATCTTCGAGGCGTTCGACTACGACGAGGGCGAGGTGATCGTCCCCCTCCTCTCGGGCGGCAACGTCGACATGAACACCCTCACGACCGTCATCATGCGCGGCCTCGTCGAAATGGGACGCTACCTCAAACTGCGCACCGTCCTCCCGGACCAGCCGGGCTCGCTCGAGAAGCTCCTCGCCATCGCCGCGGGTCGCGGCGCCAATATCTACTCCATCCACCACGACCGCACCTCCCGCGAGATCGACCTGGGCGACGCCGAGATCGAACTCGACCTCGAAGTTCGCGGGCACGACCACGCCGACGCCCTCGTCGGCGCCCTCCGCGACGCCGGCTACGACGTCGAACGACTGGCCTAA
- a CDS encoding replication factor A (Replication protein A protects and stabilize the intermediate ssDNA that is generated by the unwinding action of a DNA helicase at the replication fork. In addition, SSBs prevent the formation of secondary structures by single-stranded template DNA.), which yields MSDVSQHAADIHEQFSDHIDVDVSDVEDRLTTLVDEYKVPVEEARRSVTNHYLEQAGLEREDIASGGSESVELAEIDEPEQWVDVTVKVIELWEPRSDSVAQVGLLGDPSGTIKFTKWAKSDLPSLDEGGVYRLENVVTDEYQGRYSVKLNKTTVIEELDDDIEVGTDTSEIEGAMVAMQSGSGLIKRCPEDDCTRVLQNGRCSEHGDVEGEFDLRIKGVVDDGIDAHEVIFDQDATEALTGISLEEAKEMAMDALDTTIVADEIGDEIIGTYYRIEGPTFGRYVLADDVSELAEPADPDPLLIRARSM from the coding sequence ATGAGCGACGTTAGCCAACACGCAGCGGACATACACGAGCAGTTTTCAGACCATATAGACGTCGACGTCTCCGACGTCGAGGACAGACTCACGACGCTCGTCGACGAGTACAAGGTCCCCGTCGAGGAGGCCCGACGAAGCGTTACCAATCACTACCTAGAACAGGCGGGCCTCGAACGCGAGGACATCGCGAGCGGCGGCAGCGAATCCGTCGAACTCGCCGAGATCGACGAGCCCGAACAGTGGGTCGACGTGACCGTAAAGGTGATCGAGCTCTGGGAGCCACGCAGCGATTCCGTCGCGCAGGTCGGTCTGCTCGGCGATCCTAGCGGGACGATCAAGTTCACGAAGTGGGCCAAGTCCGACCTCCCGTCGCTCGACGAGGGCGGCGTCTACCGCCTCGAGAACGTCGTCACGGACGAGTACCAGGGCCGGTACTCGGTGAAGCTGAACAAGACGACCGTCATCGAGGAACTCGACGACGATATCGAGGTCGGAACCGACACCTCCGAGATCGAGGGGGCGATGGTCGCCATGCAGAGCGGCTCCGGCCTGATCAAGCGCTGTCCCGAGGACGACTGCACGCGCGTCCTCCAGAACGGCCGCTGTTCGGAACACGGCGACGTCGAGGGTGAATTCGACCTCCGAATCAAGGGCGTCGTCGACGACGGGATCGATGCCCACGAGGTCATCTTCGACCAGGACGCGACGGAGGCGCTCACCGGTATCTCGCTCGAGGAGGCAAAGGAGATGGCGATGGACGCCCTCGACACGACGATCGTCGCCGACGAGATCGGTGACGAAATCATCGGAACCTACTACCGTATCGAGGGGCCGACGTTCGGACGATACGTCCTCGCCGACGACGTTTCGGAACTCGCCGAGCCGGCGGATCCGGATCCCCTGCTGATCAGAGCGAGGTCGATGTAA
- a CDS encoding gamma-glutamylcyclotransferase family protein, with product MTAAHVCFVYGTLTDPDRVATVLGSDEPLGRDAVDAIVRGDATLEGLHRVEGEYPTLAPGGRVDGRLLVVDDTGLDALDEYEGVDRGLYARVAVPCSHPIVEDERVWTYVGDPERLDADAAWPGDGSFASRVRADLDDRDVVVGMRR from the coding sequence GTGACCGCTGCACACGTCTGTTTCGTCTACGGAACGCTGACGGATCCGGACCGCGTCGCGACCGTTCTCGGATCGGACGAGCCGCTCGGACGCGACGCGGTCGACGCCATCGTCCGTGGGGACGCCACCCTCGAGGGACTCCACCGCGTCGAGGGCGAGTACCCGACGCTCGCTCCCGGTGGCCGTGTCGATGGTCGATTGCTCGTCGTCGACGACACCGGCCTCGACGCGCTCGACGAGTACGAGGGGGTCGATCGCGGACTGTACGCCCGCGTCGCCGTTCCCTGTTCGCATCCGATCGTCGAGGACGAGCGCGTCTGGACGTACGTCGGTGACCCGGAGCGCCTCGACGCAGACGCCGCGTGGCCGGGCGACGGTTCGTTCGCTTCTCGGGTACGCGCCGATCTCGACGATCGGGACGTCGTCGTGGGAATGCGTCGCTGA
- a CDS encoding DUF367 family protein, with protein sequence MEVHVYYEGDDDPKKCTARRLERFDETILHRSMGGVPYGVVLNPHAEQALSPADREEAITTLVALDCSWESAGEAAFSMPGEHRALPFLVAANPVNFGRPFRLTTVEALAAGLWILGDPDHAEDLLEPFRWGETFLELNEEPLRRYADCRDSTEVVAVQDEYLVEE encoded by the coding sequence ATGGAGGTCCACGTCTACTACGAGGGCGACGACGACCCGAAGAAGTGTACGGCTCGGCGGCTAGAACGCTTCGACGAGACGATACTCCATCGCTCGATGGGGGGCGTGCCCTACGGCGTCGTTCTCAACCCACACGCGGAGCAGGCCCTCTCGCCGGCGGATCGTGAGGAGGCGATCACCACTCTCGTCGCCCTCGATTGCTCGTGGGAGTCCGCCGGCGAGGCCGCATTCTCGATGCCCGGCGAACACCGTGCGCTCCCGTTCCTCGTCGCGGCCAACCCGGTCAACTTCGGTCGGCCGTTCCGGCTGACCACCGTCGAAGCGCTCGCGGCGGGCCTGTGGATCCTCGGCGACCCGGACCACGCCGAGGATCTCCTCGAGCCCTTCCGCTGGGGCGAGACCTTCCTCGAACTGAACGAAGAGCCCTTGCGACGGTACGCCGACTGTCGGGACTCGACCGAGGTGGTGGCCGTCCAGGACGAGTATCTCGTCGAGGAGTGA
- a CDS encoding M20/M25/M40 family metallo-hydrolase codes for MTADALAATIDETEASYRDDLFDLLAQPSVSSTGDGVDECASLLSSILDRRGFDEVRQIETDGYPIVYAERIVDESRPTVVFYGHYDVQSPWPDEEWSSPPFEPTVRDESIYARGSGDNKGQHLAHAFAVDALDAAVDGPPVNVTMLVEGGEESGSVGLIEYLTGDPVDIADADLVYVSDGPMHASRRPTIIYGNRGIISVELTLQTANADLHSGNFGGPVPNAANELVSLLASMYDGDEVTIDGFHDAVAIAPDDRDMARQIPFDEATLAADHGIDRLATDRSYYERLLLEPTLTINGVSSGYDGEGMKTIIPNRARAKIDCRLVPDQDPARIFDRIRAHVATRHPDVEVTNMGMAPPMKTPLDTPAADPLADAMAEVWDVEPVEMPLLGGSLPAAYFRSELDVPVLVVPYANPDQGNHSPDEHLDLACFRNGIETTARFLTRLGENTGDDP; via the coding sequence GTGACCGCGGACGCGCTCGCCGCGACGATCGACGAGACCGAGGCGTCCTACCGGGACGACCTGTTCGACCTGCTCGCTCAGCCCAGCGTGAGCTCGACGGGTGACGGCGTCGACGAGTGCGCCTCGTTGCTGTCCTCGATCCTCGACCGACGGGGCTTCGACGAGGTACGCCAAATCGAGACGGACGGCTACCCGATCGTCTACGCGGAGCGGATCGTCGACGAGTCGCGTCCAACCGTCGTCTTCTACGGGCACTACGACGTCCAGTCGCCGTGGCCCGACGAGGAGTGGTCGTCGCCACCGTTCGAGCCGACCGTGCGCGACGAATCGATCTATGCCCGCGGCAGCGGCGACAACAAGGGACAGCACCTCGCGCACGCGTTCGCCGTCGACGCGCTGGACGCGGCCGTCGACGGACCGCCGGTGAACGTCACGATGCTCGTCGAGGGTGGCGAGGAGAGCGGTAGCGTCGGCCTGATCGAGTACCTCACCGGCGACCCGGTCGACATCGCGGACGCCGACCTCGTCTACGTCTCCGACGGACCGATGCACGCCTCGCGACGGCCGACGATCATCTACGGGAACCGCGGGATCATCTCGGTCGAACTGACGCTCCAGACCGCGAACGCGGACCTCCACTCCGGCAACTTCGGCGGTCCCGTGCCGAACGCGGCGAACGAACTCGTCTCACTGCTCGCATCGATGTACGACGGCGACGAGGTGACGATCGACGGCTTTCACGACGCTGTCGCGATCGCACCCGACGACCGCGATATGGCCCGGCAGATCCCGTTCGACGAGGCGACGCTCGCTGCCGACCACGGGATCGACCGTCTCGCGACCGATCGGTCGTACTACGAGCGACTCCTGCTCGAACCGACGCTCACGATCAACGGCGTCTCGAGCGGGTACGACGGCGAGGGGATGAAGACCATCATTCCGAACCGGGCGCGGGCGAAGATCGACTGTCGGCTGGTCCCCGACCAGGACCCCGCCCGAATCTTCGATCGCATCCGCGCCCACGTCGCGACCCGCCATCCCGACGTCGAGGTGACGAATATGGGGATGGCGCCACCGATGAAGACGCCGCTCGACACGCCCGCCGCTGACCCGCTCGCCGATGCGATGGCCGAGGTCTGGGACGTTGAGCCGGTCGAGATGCCGCTGCTCGGCGGGAGCCTCCCGGCGGCGTACTTCCGATCCGAACTCGACGTTCCCGTCCTCGTCGTACCGTACGCGAACCCCGATCAGGGGAACCACTCGCCGGACGAGCACCTCGACCTGGCGTGCTTCCGGAACGGCATCGAAACGACCGCCCGGTTCCTGACTCGCCTCGGCGAGAACACCGGGGACGATCCGTAA
- a CDS encoding MATE family efflux transporter has translation MSDRGVRARMFAVWRRVLGLAWPIMAEQTTRTLMRTVDIIISGFFSPAAITAIGLADLYARLPLRIGLGLGGGAIALSSQDTGRDADATRDEAITQAIALGAITGLPFVVFGLGLPEFAIRVLGANADVVAYGAVYLAIVMVTAPARHVGLIAARALQGTGDTVTPMVVNVLANVANVSGSVVLGLGLFGAPRMEIVGVGIATAVANVFTAVVLVVVIASPFRQGSLVRPRNPVVAKQLVAVSTPRVAEGMVATAIEFPFNSLLLLLGTEVNAGYQVGRRVYQQITSPLGRGYNVAASVVVGQSLGAGKPDQARFEGWSIAALGLATVGLIGFVLAIRADAFVAIFTDDPTTVDHAITFAVTYGISAPFLVAYIVIAGALQGAGETKIPFVARASGLFLFYLCGSYVAAIVLDYGVIGVGAGIVAYYAWALLVVVAGFQYGDWAGTAARMMDERERPNKKR, from the coding sequence ATGAGCGATCGGGGCGTTCGCGCGCGAATGTTCGCCGTCTGGCGGCGCGTGCTCGGGCTCGCGTGGCCGATCATGGCCGAGCAAACGACGCGGACGCTCATGCGGACGGTCGACATCATCATCAGCGGGTTCTTCTCGCCGGCGGCGATCACGGCGATCGGGCTGGCGGACCTCTACGCACGTCTTCCGCTGCGAATCGGGCTCGGGCTCGGCGGCGGAGCGATCGCGCTGTCGAGTCAGGACACCGGCCGCGACGCGGACGCGACCCGCGACGAGGCCATCACCCAGGCGATCGCACTCGGTGCGATCACGGGGCTTCCGTTCGTCGTCTTCGGGCTCGGACTCCCCGAGTTCGCCATCCGGGTGCTGGGGGCCAACGCGGACGTCGTCGCGTACGGAGCCGTCTACCTGGCGATCGTCATGGTGACGGCCCCGGCGCGCCACGTCGGCCTGATCGCCGCCCGCGCACTGCAGGGGACCGGCGACACCGTGACGCCGATGGTCGTCAACGTCCTCGCGAACGTCGCGAACGTCTCCGGGTCGGTCGTCCTCGGGCTCGGGCTCTTCGGCGCCCCCCGGATGGAGATCGTGGGCGTCGGCATCGCGACGGCCGTCGCGAACGTGTTCACGGCCGTCGTCCTCGTGGTCGTCATCGCCAGTCCGTTCCGCCAGGGCAGTCTCGTCCGCCCCCGAAACCCGGTCGTGGCGAAGCAACTCGTCGCGGTGAGTACGCCCCGGGTGGCCGAAGGGATGGTCGCGACGGCCATCGAGTTCCCGTTCAACTCGCTCCTGTTGCTCCTCGGGACGGAAGTGAACGCGGGCTACCAGGTCGGCCGACGGGTGTACCAGCAGATCACGAGCCCGCTCGGCCGCGGCTACAACGTCGCCGCGAGCGTCGTGGTCGGCCAGTCGCTCGGGGCGGGGAAGCCGGACCAGGCGCGGTTCGAGGGCTGGTCGATCGCCGCGCTCGGCCTCGCGACCGTCGGCCTCATCGGATTCGTCCTCGCCATCCGCGCCGACGCGTTCGTCGCGATCTTTACCGACGATCCGACGACCGTCGACCACGCGATCACCTTCGCCGTCACCTACGGTATCAGCGCGCCCTTCCTTGTCGCGTACATCGTCATCGCCGGGGCGTTACAGGGAGCCGGCGAGACGAAGATACCGTTCGTCGCCCGGGCGAGCGGACTCTTCCTGTTCTACCTCTGTGGATCGTACGTCGCCGCCATCGTGCTCGACTACGGCGTGATCGGCGTCGGAGCGGGAATCGTCGCCTACTACGCCTGGGCACTCCTGGTCGTCGTCGCCGGGTTCCAGTACGGCGACTGGGCGGGCACGGCGGCTCGGATGATGGACGAACGAGAACGTCCCAACAAAAAGAGATAA
- a CDS encoding DUF7091 family protein yields the protein MSNRRRLKRLLRQKLRAAGRQYESLRRSTDDQLAEARESYQHARNARGIPSDEEGRAKIVCRRYAERRAALLDEEFRPACYEAGHPDCDGCAEDVRDGRIETW from the coding sequence ATGTCCAATCGGCGACGCCTGAAACGACTCCTCCGGCAGAAACTGCGGGCGGCCGGTCGCCAGTACGAATCGTTGCGACGCTCGACGGACGACCAGCTCGCCGAGGCCCGTGAGTCCTACCAGCACGCCAGGAATGCACGCGGCATTCCGTCCGACGAGGAGGGGCGAGCCAAAATCGTCTGCCGACGCTACGCGGAGCGCCGCGCGGCGCTACTCGACGAGGAGTTCCGTCCCGCCTGTTACGAGGCGGGCCATCCCGACTGCGACGGCTGCGCGGAGGACGTGCGAGACGGACGCATCGAGACGTGGTAA
- a CDS encoding RPA family protein — translation MSQAELSREVARRVFATEFNDATYTFKESDDERAPNYALLPTGERANRVFAVGTLTETEDVGDDSEYWRGRIVDPTGTFFAYAGQYQPEAAAVLREAEPPEYVAVVGKPRTYEPDDGSITVSLRPESISVADEATRDRWVVETAERTLDRIESFQEWADQRDDPEGASTAPTNEYAQLAREEYDSPVENYRQAVIQALESLDELEATA, via the coding sequence ATGAGCCAGGCAGAACTCTCGCGCGAAGTCGCCCGCCGCGTCTTCGCCACGGAATTCAACGACGCGACGTACACGTTCAAGGAATCGGACGACGAGCGCGCGCCCAACTACGCGCTCTTACCCACGGGCGAGCGCGCCAACCGCGTCTTCGCCGTCGGCACCCTCACCGAAACCGAGGACGTCGGTGACGATTCGGAGTACTGGCGCGGGCGCATCGTCGATCCGACGGGGACGTTCTTCGCGTACGCGGGCCAGTACCAGCCGGAGGCCGCGGCCGTGCTCCGCGAGGCCGAGCCGCCCGAATACGTCGCCGTCGTCGGCAAGCCGCGAACCTACGAGCCCGATGACGGCTCGATCACCGTCTCGCTCCGACCGGAGTCCATCTCGGTCGCCGACGAGGCGACACGCGACCGCTGGGTCGTCGAGACCGCAGAACGGACCCTCGATCGAATCGAGTCCTTCCAGGAGTGGGCGGACCAGCGTGACGACCCCGAAGGCGCCTCGACCGCGCCGACGAACGAGTACGCCCAGCTCGCCCGCGAGGAGTACGACTCCCCGGTCGAGAACTACCGGCAGGCCGTCATCCAGGCCCTGGAGAGTCTGGACGAACTCGAAGCGACCGCCTGA
- a CDS encoding Rieske (2Fe-2S) protein, which translates to MASDASETGADGFVPVVDAAELESEGRTLVTPEGTAIALFHHEGEVRAVDNRCPHMGFPLSAGTVDEGILTCHWHHARFELSCGDTFDPWADDVRTYPVEIRDGTVHVDPNPPLDRPPADHWADRLESGLQENLRLVVAKATIGLLDAGVDPQDPITTTLEFGTAYRDDGWSSGLTILGCMPNVLEPLAPEDRKRALYTGVRHVAADCAGQPATFAQPSFSTADVSLDRLRSWFRDCIEVRDRDGAERCLRTAVAAGYDDAALADVVFTAATDHPYLSTGHTLDFANKAFESLDAVGWPDGGRVGTGDSATVAASGDGLVADTLASLVDPLASATRSDETSSWRQPVDLVALLAEIYGGDVTDTSGLETLVESGQDESWSRPDSVRETLLGDDPEAIVAALGDAVRNGATSAQLAAEVARAATTRVARFGTANEFGDWNTVHHTFTYANAVHQAARRTDAVALYRGVFDAATSVYLDRFLNTPPAPIPEPGDNETGRDPDAILDDLLATFDEEGRVNEAGRLVAEFVDCGGDEDALRRTLGHGLLREDAGFHTLQNVEAAFRQHTLAETEADSRLPLIATARYLAAHFPTRREAEQTFSIAARLNRGERIHEAED; encoded by the coding sequence ATGGCATCAGATGCGAGCGAGACCGGGGCGGACGGGTTCGTGCCGGTCGTGGACGCTGCGGAACTCGAATCGGAGGGGCGGACACTCGTCACGCCCGAGGGGACGGCGATCGCGCTTTTTCACCACGAAGGGGAGGTGCGGGCGGTGGACAACCGCTGTCCGCACATGGGGTTCCCGCTGTCTGCGGGCACGGTCGACGAGGGCATCCTCACCTGTCACTGGCACCACGCGCGGTTCGAACTGTCCTGCGGGGACACGTTCGACCCGTGGGCGGACGACGTGCGGACGTACCCCGTCGAGATTCGAGACGGGACGGTCCACGTCGACCCGAACCCGCCGCTCGATCGCCCGCCGGCCGATCACTGGGCTGACCGGCTGGAGAGCGGCTTACAGGAGAACCTGCGACTCGTCGTCGCGAAGGCGACGATCGGGTTACTCGACGCCGGCGTCGACCCGCAGGACCCGATCACGACGACGCTCGAGTTCGGTACGGCGTATCGCGACGACGGCTGGTCGTCGGGGCTGACCATCCTCGGTTGCATGCCTAACGTACTGGAACCCCTGGCGCCCGAGGACCGAAAACGGGCGTTGTACACCGGCGTTCGACACGTGGCGGCCGACTGCGCGGGCCAGCCCGCCACATTCGCCCAGCCGTCCTTCTCGACAGCCGACGTCTCGCTCGACCGGCTTCGGTCCTGGTTTCGCGACTGCATCGAGGTCCGCGATCGGGACGGTGCAGAGCGCTGTCTGCGGACCGCCGTCGCGGCCGGGTACGACGACGCGGCCCTCGCGGACGTCGTCTTCACCGCGGCGACGGATCACCCCTACCTCTCGACGGGCCACACGCTCGACTTCGCGAACAAGGCGTTCGAGAGCCTCGACGCGGTAGGGTGGCCGGACGGTGGGCGGGTCGGAACGGGCGACTCAGCGACTGTCGCCGCCAGTGGTGACGGCCTCGTCGCGGACACCCTCGCCTCGCTGGTCGATCCACTCGCGAGCGCGACGCGCAGCGACGAGACCTCGTCGTGGCGCCAGCCGGTCGACCTCGTCGCCCTGCTCGCCGAGATCTACGGCGGCGACGTGACCGACACGAGCGGGCTGGAGACGCTCGTCGAATCCGGCCAGGACGAGTCGTGGTCCCGACCGGATTCCGTCAGGGAAACGCTCCTCGGCGACGATCCGGAGGCGATCGTCGCGGCACTCGGCGACGCGGTGCGAAACGGCGCCACGTCGGCGCAACTCGCGGCCGAAGTCGCCCGCGCTGCCACGACGCGCGTCGCTCGGTTCGGTACCGCGAACGAGTTCGGCGACTGGAACACCGTCCACCACACGTTCACCTACGCGAACGCGGTCCACCAGGCCGCGCGACGGACCGACGCGGTCGCGCTCTACCGTGGCGTCTTCGACGCGGCGACGAGCGTCTACCTCGATCGGTTCCTCAACACGCCACCGGCGCCGATTCCGGAGCCCGGCGACAACGAGACCGGTCGTGATCCGGACGCCATTCTCGACGACCTCCTGGCGACCTTCGACGAGGAGGGCCGGGTAAACGAGGCGGGCCGACTCGTCGCCGAATTCGTCGACTGTGGCGGTGACGAAGACGCCCTCCGGCGGACGCTCGGCCACGGGCTCCTCCGAGAGGACGCCGGTTTCCACACCCTCCAGAACGTGGAGGCTGCGTTCCGACAGCACACCCTCGCCGAGACCGAGGCAGACAGCCGCCTCCCGCTGATCGCGACGGCTCGCTACCTGGCGGCCCACTTCCCGACACGGCGCGAGGCCGAACAGACGTTCTCGATCGCCGCCCGCCTGAACCGTGGCGAGCGAATCCACGAGGCCGAGGACTGA
- a CDS encoding HNH endonuclease, protein MPPLTGENNPRWSGGKRAFECAVCADPVERYPSNATGEAVLCSEDCRRTWLSESFTGDGHPNWKGGGNEPYGEGWAATRRAALERDGYACVRCSTDADALGRNPDVHHIVPVRHYIEADDFEKTDAHTLQNVVTLCPPCHRNADFGHVSAGTLRELIAVDPPPRVPAPPDAVPG, encoded by the coding sequence ATGCCGCCACTCACGGGCGAGAATAATCCCCGCTGGTCCGGCGGCAAACGCGCGTTCGAGTGCGCCGTCTGTGCCGACCCGGTCGAACGCTACCCCAGCAACGCCACGGGCGAGGCGGTCCTCTGTAGCGAAGACTGCCGCCGAACGTGGCTCTCCGAGTCGTTCACCGGCGACGGCCATCCCAACTGGAAGGGCGGCGGCAACGAACCATACGGCGAGGGCTGGGCCGCGACGCGACGGGCGGCGCTCGAACGCGACGGCTACGCCTGCGTCCGATGTAGTACCGACGCCGACGCGCTCGGCCGCAACCCCGACGTCCACCACATCGTTCCAGTCCGACACTACATCGAGGCCGACGATTTCGAGAAGACCGACGCCCACACGCTGCAAAACGTCGTAACACTCTGCCCACCCTGTCACCGGAACGCCGACTTCGGTCACGTGTCGGCCGGGACGTTGCGGGAGCTGATCGCCGTCGATCCGCCGCCGAGGGTTCCCGCCCCGCCGGACGCGGTACCCGGCTGA
- a CDS encoding ribbon-helix-helix protein, CopG family, translating to MGNKNKTISFRVNEEAFAALQEIAEERDISLSAVFRDYVDTLIEHDGQVAVVPEDELGESDDENAFPPTVEVPKSFLREHERLELETEHLREQLEEHKAYVTDLRDRVDDDEEEVLLLDDLDEDEPYQLG from the coding sequence ATGGGCAACAAGAACAAGACGATCTCGTTCCGGGTCAACGAGGAGGCGTTCGCGGCGCTCCAGGAAATCGCCGAAGAACGCGACATCTCGTTGTCCGCCGTCTTTCGGGACTACGTCGACACGCTCATCGAACACGACGGACAGGTCGCGGTCGTGCCGGAGGACGAACTCGGAGAGAGCGACGACGAGAACGCGTTCCCGCCGACCGTGGAGGTCCCGAAGAGCTTCTTGCGCGAACACGAGCGGCTCGAACTCGAAACCGAACACCTGCGCGAGCAGTTAGAAGAGCACAAAGCCTACGTCACCGACCTCCGGGACCGCGTCGACGACGACGAAGAGGAGGTCCTCCTCCTCGACGACCTGGACGAAGACGAACCCTACCAGCTCGGGTGA
- a CDS encoding DUF5814 domain-containing protein translates to MAITDKIYVKNHRQLASQLETNVPKGAFKGATLDLLFQGEGLEKLDDATRDRVLDFAGDFLDCDCDDNPYCGCPERKFVRYLLDLRAQGLGPDAIVDVMSDDYMVYAYAGDVLSFLDSGVRTLEAAEALAGVDGDRETQAEIREAKNELAR, encoded by the coding sequence GTGGCCATCACCGACAAGATCTACGTCAAGAATCACCGCCAGCTCGCCTCCCAGCTCGAGACGAACGTACCGAAGGGGGCGTTCAAGGGAGCGACGCTCGACTTGCTCTTCCAGGGGGAGGGACTGGAGAAATTAGACGACGCGACTCGCGATCGGGTGCTCGATTTCGCGGGTGACTTCCTCGATTGCGACTGCGACGACAACCCCTACTGCGGCTGCCCGGAGCGGAAGTTCGTTCGATACCTCCTCGATCTCCGGGCACAGGGGCTCGGCCCCGACGCGATCGTCGACGTGATGAGCGACGACTACATGGTCTACGCCTACGCGGGCGACGTGCTCTCGTTCCTGGACAGTGGCGTTCGAACGCTCGAAGCGGCCGAAGCGCTGGCGGGTGTCGACGGCGATCGGGAGACGCAGGCCGAGATCCGCGAGGCGAAAAACGAGTTGGCGAGGTGA